ATGAACGAACACCAGATCATGCCCCAGGAGAATGGCAGCAGCGGGACGAAGAAGGGCCGCAACGGTATCAAGCCCCCGCGCGCTGGCAAGGTCGAAACCATTCCCTTCCTGCACCTCAAGAAGAAGTCGGAGCACGGCTGGGACTACAACAAGAAGCTCACTGGTGTCTACCTCGACGTCCTCGAGTCTGCTGCCCGAGCCGGCCTGTCCTTCGAGGGCAAGAATGTCCTCATGAccggtgccggtgccggATCCATCGGTGCAGAGGTCCTCCAGGGTTTGATCAGCGGTGGTGCCAAGGTCATCGTCACCACCAGCCGCTACTCCCGCGAGGTCACCGAGTACTACCAGGGCATGTACGCTCGCTACGGTGCCCGTGGCTCGCAGCTCGTGGTCGTCCCCTTCAACCAGGGCAGCAAGCAAGATATCGAAGCCCTGATTGAATACGTCTACGATACCAAGAAGGGCCTTGGATGGGACCTGGACTTTGTCATTCCCTTCGCCGCCATCCCTGAGAACGGTCGTGAGATCGACTCCCTCGACTCCAAGTCCGAACTTGCCCACCGCATCATGTTGACAAACGTTCTGCGCCTCTTGGGTAGCGTCAAGGCCCAGAAGCAGACCCGTGGTTTCGAGACGCGGCCCGCTCAGGTCATTCTTCCCTTGTCCCCCAACCACGGCACGTTCGGAAACGATGGTCTTTACTCCGAATCCAAACTGGGTCTGGAGACCCTGTTCAATCGCTGGCACTCGGAGAACTGGAGCAACTACCTCACTATCTGCGGTGCTGTCATTGGCTGGACCCGTGGCACTGGCCTGATGAGCGGTAACAACATGGTTGCTGAAGGTGTCGAGAAGCTTGGTGTCCGCACCTTTTCCCAGCAAGAGATGGCTTTCAACTTGCTTGGTCTCATGGCCCCCGCCGTCGTCAACCTCTGCCAGATCGACCCAGTGTGGGCTGACCTCAACGGTGGCCTGCAATTCATCCCCGATCTGAAGGCCCTCATGACCAAGCTCCGTACTGACATCATGGAGACCAGTGATGTCCGCCAGGCCGTCATCAAGGAGACCGCCATCGAGAACAAGATCGTCAACGGCGAGGACAGCGCGGTGCTCTACAAGAAGGTCGTTGCTGAGCCTCGTGCCAACATCAAATTCCAATTCCCCAACCTCCCCGACTGGGAGAAGGATGTCAAGCCCCTCAACGAGAACCTCAAGGGCATGGTCAATCTGGACAAGGTCGTTGTCGTCACCGGTTTCTCTGAAGTCGGACCATGGGGTAACTCCCGCACCCGGTGGGAGATGGAGGCTCACGGCAAGTTCTCCCTCGAGGGCTGCGTGGAGATGGCATGGATCATGGGTCTCATTCGGCACCACAATGGCCCGATCAAGGGTCAAGCGTATGCTGGATGGGTTGACGCCAAGACCGGCGACCCCGTCGACGACAAGGACGTAAAGGCCAAGTACGAAAAGCACATTCTCGAGCATTCGGGTATCCGTCTCATCGAGCCCGAGCTGTTCAAGGGATATGACcccaaacagaagcagtTGCTCCAGGAGATTGTCATCGAGCACGACCTCGACCCCTTCGAGGCGTCCAAGGAGACCGCAGAGGAGTTCAAGCGCGAACATGGTGACAAGGTGGAGATTTTCGAGCTCGAATCCGGCGAATACACAGTGCGTCTCAGGAAGGGCGCTACGCTCCTCATCCCCAAGGCGCTGCAGTTTGACCGTCTTGTGGCTGGCCAGATCCCCACTGGCTGGGACGCTAAGCGGTACGGTATCCCCGACGATATCATCGAGCAGGTTGACCCCGTCACCCTGTTCGTTCTAGTCTGCACAGCCGAGGCGATGCTGTCGGCCGGTGTCACCGACCCGTACGAGTTCTACAAGTATGTCCACTTGTCGGAGGTTGGCAACTGCATTGGTTCCGGTATTGGTGGTACTCATGCCTTGCGCGGCATGTACAAGGACCGCTACCTGGACAAGCCGCTGCAGAAGGACATTCTCCAGGAGTCGTTCATCAACACGATGAGCGCCTGGGTTAACATGTTGCTTCTGTCGTCGACCGGTCCCATTAAGACCCCCGTCGGTGCTTGTGCCACGGCCGTCGAGTCCGTTGACATCGGTTACGAGACCATCGTCGAAGGCAAGGCCCGTGTCTGCTTCGTCGGTGGTTTTGACGACTTCCAGGAGGAAGGCTCTTACGAATTCGCCAACATGAAGGCGACTAGTAACGCCGAAGACGAGTTCGCTCACGGCCGTACCCCGCAGGAGATGTCGCgtcccactaccaccacccgTGCCGGTTTCATGGAATCCCAGGGTTGCGGTATGCAACTCCTCATGAGCGGCCAGCTGGCCTTGGACATGGGTGTCCCCATCTACGGTGTTCTGGCCTTGACCACGACGGCCACCGACAAGATTGGACGTTCCGTTCCCGCCCCCGGTCAAGGTGTCCTCACTACTGCCCGTGAGAACCCTGGCAAGTTCCCATCTCCGCTCCTAGACATGAAATACCGTCGCAGACAGGTCGACCTGCGCCGGAAGCAAATCAAGGAGTGGCAGGAGTCGGAGCTGCTCTACCTGCAGGAAGAGGTGGATGCCATGAAGGCCCAGGACTCCGAGTTCGATACGACCGAATACATGCAAGAACGCGCTCGCCACGTCGAACGGGAAGCTGTTCGCCAGGAGAAGGATGCACAGTTCAGCCTGGGCAACAACTTCTGGAAGCAAGATTCTCGCATTGCTCCTCTGCGTGGTGCCCTGGCCACTTGGGGTCTCACCATCGACGACGTTGGTGTCGCGTCCTTCCACGGTACTTCGACCGTTGCCAATGACAAGAACGAGTCCGACGTCATTTGCCAGCAGATGAAGCACCTCGGCCGCAAGAAAGGCAACGCCCTCATGGGTATTTTCCAGAAGTACCTCACGGGTCACCCGAAgggtgctgctggtgcttGGATGTTCAACGGCTGCTTGCAGGTCCTGGACACCGGTCTTGTTCCCGGAAACCGCAACGCCGATAACGTTGACAAGGCGCTGGAGAAGTTCGACTACATCGTCTACCCCAGCCGTAGCATCCAAACGGATGGTATCAAGGCCTTCTCCGTCACCTCCTTCGGATTCGGTCAAAAGGGCGCTCAGGTCATTGGCATCCATCCCAAGTATCTCTACGCCACCCTTGATCAGGCCCAGTTCCAGACCTACAAGACCAAGGTTGAATCCAGACAGAAGAAGGCTTACCGTTACTTCCACAACGGCCTGATCAACAACAGCATCTTCGTCGCCAAGAACAAGGCTCCTTACGAGGATGACATTCAGAGCCAGGTCTTCCTCAACCCCGATTATCGCGTGACGGCCGACAAGAAGACCTCTGAGCTCAAATTTCCTGCCGTCCCTCCCAAGACTGAGGATAAGGGAGCTGAGAGCACTCGTCAGGTGGTTGAGTCCCTCGCCAAGGCCAATGCCGCCGAGAACTCGAAGATCGGAGTCGATGTGGAGAGCGTTGAAGCCGTGAACATCGACAACGAGACTTTCATTGAGCGCAACTTCACGGCCAGTGAGCAGGAGTACTGTCGCAAGGCCGCATCGCCACAGGCCTCGTTTGCAGGACGGTGGAGCGCCAAGGAGGCCGTCTTCAAGTCTCTCGGTGTCTCCAGCAGGGGTGCTGGTGCTCCCTTGAAGGACATTGAGATCGTAAATGACACGAACGGGGCACCAGTAGTCAACTTGAACGGTGCTGCGGCCAACGCTGCCAGCCAAGCCGGCGTGAAGAGTGTCAATGTCAGCATTAGCCACAGTGACTCTCAGGCCGTTGCGGTTGCAGTTTCCCAGTTCTAATTATGTTAACGGAGAAAAATGTGGATAGGGCTTATGTGCATGATCTATAGATGAGTAAATGAGCTTTCTGATTCTTTGTGTCATGGGTGTGATTTTATGTCTGTATTAGAGCCTGTTTCTATATCATGATTTGTTACattaattttttttcttaaTGAAATTTTGCAATAGACTTCATGATTGATCCTCGACCTCACTAAATGAGACTTATCTTGACTATCCAAATCACCTGGGCAGTCGCGTGACAGCCGTGTTCGTTTACGTCGTACTATATCACATTATTTTCCATAGGTAAAATATATTCAGAAATACATACATGCACTTCCATATGTCTCGTATAATTACATATTCCTCTATTCATCTTGATTATCAAACGCAAAGCTCATTTCCTTAGCTTGCACTGGCTCGGCTAAGAGGACCCCAATTTGCTCGAGGGTTCACCTGATAGCGAACGAGCCGTTTCTTCGTGTTGGCTGCAGACGCCTCCCTGCCCAAAGCCTCGTCGAATACGACCTCCAAGGTGCTGGGATGCGGTGTGGCAGTGAAAGAAGTCGTTGCTGGCTTCTGAACAACGGCTGGTGCAGCCTGGCCCTCAATAGCTTGACCTAGCGCCTGTCTGGACCCAGACCGGTACAAAGCCGCTTCGACCTTAGTCACCAGATCACTCACGTCCTTGCCACTTTCCACGGCGGACAGGATCTCGCTCTTGAGCGAGGACAGCAGCTGGTCCTGCTCACCGAGCTTGCGGAGATTTTCCCGGCTTTTCGCCATGATGGCTGCCCCCGGAGAGCCCGAGCTGAGAGAGCTCTCCTTGACGGGGGACTTTTGCCGAACCCATTCCCTCATGACCTCCCAGATCACTTCCCAGGGAGCGTCTGTGCGGATGGTATTGGGCTTTGCATGACTACGTGTGGTGCGGTAGCCGAGATGACGAAGAGCCCCGCGGAACGAGTCGACGGGCATCGTCGATGTGCGCAGCACCTTTGACAAGTAGCTGATGTTCATATAGAAAGGATACGGTTCCCGAGCTGCGGGATCGAGGCGCGGGATGATAGCTGACGGCTCAGCTGACTCGTTGCGATTCTCTCTTTTAGCGGCATCGGGATGCTCCGTAGTGGTAGTAGAAGAAGAGGCAAGATCCAGGTCTTCCTCAAGTGCTGTGGTCAACATGCCTTCAATTCGATCCGTGGTCTGGTATATCTCCTTGTCTGCCCCAGGGAGCATGTCCAAAATCTTCTGGATATAATGGGGGTTATGAAGCGGCCCAGCCCACATTGGCCCTGCCAAATGCGTCTTGATCCCACAGTGGGAGCAGTGCGGACCTGCGGTGGGCCCTTGGGCAAATCCGAAATGGTAGAACGGGTttcctttcttgtccaatCTTTGTTTCGTCGCTGATAGGGGTTGTGTAGACCATGCTCCACAACCTGCGTCGCAGTTATAAACCAGCATCATGTTACCTGATGTGAACTTAACTTCATGTGGAGACCGGTGTACGCGGACAAAAACGCGCGCGTAGAAGTCAATCGATAGAGAAAGGAGCGGTTCGATGGCGAGTCCGTATTTCGAAGCAGCCGTCGCGAGTGCGTGTAGAATGAGACGCAGTCCGCCTTCGTGCGAATGCCCCCCCTTGATTGGAACGCCTCCATACAATGCAAATGATTTCTCGGGGTACCCATTCGAAGCCCAGACGCCAGCATCGGTGCAAGTCACGCAGAGAAGACCCCCATCCTTGACACCCTGTACTGCCGCATCCAGGAACGGCGCAGCCGTCCCGTAAGGGTCCAGATCAATCACGTCAAACTTCCCCGTGTGGCTTCCATGCTCATTGCTACTTCCAGGGCTGAGGCAACTATACATATACGCACGCGCATCGCCTATGTTGGGCTGAATCTTCTTCCCAAGCCCATTATATTCGATGTTTCTCTTCATCGACTGAATCGCCGAGGGTGAGAGATCGTTGGCCACAACACAGGTGGAAAACGGGATTTCCGAGGCATATCGTAAAGCACGCAACCCGGTGGCAGACAAAGCGTCGAGGATAGTAAAGGATGGCGGAGTGTTCTGCTCTGGATGCGATTCCGCGACTGGCTCATTCTTTTCGGCGACTTTAATTTCCTGCAcaccttctgcttcttgctTCTCCTCCTGACTGTTCTCCTCCCCCCTCTTTCGCTTTGTGCCTTTCTTATTCCCTGCCGTTCTCTGCTTTCGCTTCTCTGCTTTCTGTTTCTTCGATGCTAGCACGTGTTCTCCAAAGGCCCTGATCGCGAGGACACTTAGGTCCCGGTTGAACTGCTGAATCGGGTTATAGAAGACCGATTGAACCTCATGGTCTGGCCTTTCTGGTCTGTCATCCTTTGCCTGTATCTTGCTCTGGGTTGGCGGGGTCAAGATAGATGCCAATCCTTCCTTCACTGCCTTGTATTCCTTGCTTTCATGCTGCACCAACTGGTCGGCAGCCTGAGCCTGTTCAGCTGCCATGACCAGTGATGAAGTATGGAATC
This region of Aspergillus chevalieri M1 DNA, chromosome 4, nearly complete sequence genomic DNA includes:
- the FAS2 gene encoding trifunctional fatty acid synthase subunit FAS2 (COG:I;~EggNog:ENOG410PFY5;~InterPro:IPR037143,IPR002582,IPR016035,IPR009081, IPR041550,IPR016039,IPR036291,IPR018201,IPR026025, IPR014030,IPR014031,IPR040899,IPR004568,IPR008278;~PFAM:PF01648,PF00109,PF02801,PF18325,PF18314;~go_component: GO:0005835 - fatty acid synthase complex [Evidence IEA];~go_function: GO:0000287 - magnesium ion binding [Evidence IEA];~go_function: GO:0004312 - fatty acid synthase activity [Evidence IEA];~go_function: GO:0004315 - 3-oxoacyl-[acyl-carrier-protein] synthase activity [Evidence IEA];~go_function: GO:0004316 - 3-oxoacyl-[acyl-carrier-protein] reductase (NADPH) activity [Evidence IEA];~go_function: GO:0008897 - holo-[acyl-carrier-protein] synthase activity [Evidence IEA];~go_function: GO:0016746 - transferase activity, transferring acyl groups [Evidence IEA];~go_process: GO:0006633 - fatty acid biosynthetic process [Evidence IEA];~go_process: GO:0042759 - long-chain fatty acid biosynthetic process [Evidence IEA]), with product MRPEVEQELSHTLLVELLAYQFASPVRWIETQDVVLAEQRTERIVEIGPADTLGGMARRTLASKYEAYDAATSVQRQILCYNKDAKEIYYDVDPIEEEPEAAPESGAASTPAASAPAAAAAPAAAPAAAPAAAPAGPAAAVEDAPVTAVDVLRSLVAQKLKKSLADVPLTKAIKDLVGGKSTLQNEILGDLGKEFGSTPEKPEDTPLDELGAAMQATFNGQLGKQSSSLIARLVSSKMPGGFNITAVRKYLETRWGLGSGRQDSVLLLALTMEPPSRLGSEADAKAYLDDTANKYAANAGINLSTPAAGGDSGASSGGMLMDPAAIDALTKDQRALFKQQLEIIARYLKMDLRSGDKAFITSQETQKTLQAQLDLWQTEHGDFYASGIEPSFDPLKARVYDSSWNWARQDALSMYYDIIFGRLQVVDREIVSQCIRIMNRSNPLLLDFMQYHIDNCPTDRGETYHLAKELGQQLIENCKEVLGVSPVYKDVAIPTAPQTTIDARGNIGYQEVPRASARKLEHYVKQMAEAGPISEYSNRAKVQNDLRSVYKLIKKQHRMSKATELQFNALYKDVLRALNMNEHQIMPQENGSSGTKKGRNGIKPPRAGKVETIPFLHLKKKSEHGWDYNKKLTGVYLDVLESAARAGLSFEGKNVLMTGAGAGSIGAEVLQGLISGGAKVIVTTSRYSREVTEYYQGMYARYGARGSQLVVVPFNQGSKQDIEALIEYVYDTKKGLGWDLDFVIPFAAIPENGREIDSLDSKSELAHRIMLTNVLRLLGSVKAQKQTRGFETRPAQVILPLSPNHGTFGNDGLYSESKLGLETLFNRWHSENWSNYLTICGAVIGWTRGTGLMSGNNMVAEGVEKLGVRTFSQQEMAFNLLGLMAPAVVNLCQIDPVWADLNGGLQFIPDLKALMTKLRTDIMETSDVRQAVIKETAIENKIVNGEDSAVLYKKVVAEPRANIKFQFPNLPDWEKDVKPLNENLKGMVNLDKVVVVTGFSEVGPWGNSRTRWEMEAHGKFSLEGCVEMAWIMGLIRHHNGPIKGQAYAGWVDAKTGDPVDDKDVKAKYEKHILEHSGIRLIEPELFKGYDPKQKQLLQEIVIEHDLDPFEASKETAEEFKREHGDKVEIFELESGEYTVRLRKGATLLIPKALQFDRLVAGQIPTGWDAKRYGIPDDIIEQVDPVTLFVLVCTAEAMLSAGVTDPYEFYKYVHLSEVGNCIGSGIGGTHALRGMYKDRYLDKPLQKDILQESFINTMSAWVNMLLLSSTGPIKTPVGACATAVESVDIGYETIVEGKARVCFVGGFDDFQEEGSYEFANMKATSNAEDEFAHGRTPQEMSRPTTTTRAGFMESQGCGMQLLMSGQLALDMGVPIYGVLALTTTATDKIGRSVPAPGQGVLTTARENPGKFPSPLLDMKYRRRQVDLRRKQIKEWQESELLYLQEEVDAMKAQDSEFDTTEYMQERARHVEREAVRQEKDAQFSLGNNFWKQDSRIAPLRGALATWGLTIDDVGVASFHGTSTVANDKNESDVICQQMKHLGRKKGNALMGIFQKYLTGHPKGAAGAWMFNGCLQVLDTGLVPGNRNADNVDKALEKFDYIVYPSRSIQTDGIKAFSVTSFGFGQKGAQVIGIHPKYLYATLDQAQFQTYKTKVESRQKKAYRYFHNGLINNSIFVAKNKAPYEDDIQSQVFLNPDYRVTADKKTSELKFPAVPPKTEDKGAESTRQVVESLAKANAAENSKIGVDVESVEAVNIDNETFIERNFTASEQEYCRKAASPQASFAGRWSAKEAVFKSLGVSSRGAGAPLKDIEIVNDTNGAPVVNLNGAAANAASQAGVKSVNVSISHSDSQAVAVAVSQF
- the TRM1 gene encoding tRNA (guanine26-N2)-dimethyltransferase (BUSCO:EOG09261H5E;~COG:J;~EggNog:ENOG410PFUI;~InterPro:IPR042296,IPR002905,IPR029063;~PFAM:PF02005;~go_function: GO:0003723 - RNA binding [Evidence IEA];~go_function: GO:0004809 - tRNA (guanine-N2-)-methyltransferase activity [Evidence IEA];~go_process: GO:0008033 - tRNA processing [Evidence IEA]); protein product: MRSILRAHSLYFLILQSACKSKPTGASQLAVLGLSPREELLRTPRNRINIGLVRRFHTSSLVMAAEQAQAADQLVQHESKEYKAVKEGLASILTPPTQSKIQAKDDRPERPDHEVQSVFYNPIQQFNRDLSVLAIRAFGEHVLASKKQKAEKRKQRTAGNKKGTKRKRGEENSQEEKQEAEGVQEIKVAEKNEPVAESHPEQNTPPSFTILDALSATGLRALRYASEIPFSTCVVANDLSPSAIQSMKRNIEYNGLGKKIQPNIGDARAYMYSCLSPGSSNEHGSHTGKFDVIDLDPYGTAAPFLDAAVQGVKDGGLLCVTCTDAGVWASNGYPEKSFALYGGVPIKGGHSHEGGLRLILHALATAASKYGLAIEPLLSLSIDFYARVFVRVHRSPHEVKFTSGNMMLVYNCDAGCGAWSTQPLSATKQRLDKKGNPFYHFGFAQGPTAGPHCSHCGIKTHLAGPMWAGPLHNPHYIQKILDMLPGADKEIYQTTDRIEGMLTTALEEDLDLASSSTTTTEHPDAAKRENRNESAEPSAIIPRLDPAAREPYPFYMNISYLSKVLRTSTMPVDSFRGALRHLGYRTTRSHAKPNTIRTDAPWEVIWEVMREWVRQKSPVKESSLSSGSPGAAIMAKSRENLRKLGEQDQLLSSLKSEILSAVESGKDVSDLVTKVEAALYRSGSRQALGQAIEGQAAPAVVQKPATTSFTATPHPSTLEVVFDEALGREASAANTKKRLVRYQVNPRANWGPLSRASAS